tcaatgacccatttttcacatgcttgcagagaatggtttatcaaaactaagttactgagttgatcatcacattttctaggttgatacaagcacttgGAACccttaaacattgaaaaagtctgattttcatgatatgtcccctttataaCAGTAGGTACATTATAGTATAAATATATGAatagtatgaatgaattcggacgtactacatccgccatgttgatacatcacatGACATACATTGTCATAACAACAAGTTTATCGTTAACTGGAATGACGTTAAACAAGTGCACAAGGGACAGCGGTTTAATAACACCCCTCCGTcatcttctttgtttgtcaTCTCCTGGGGGCTCACACGATAGCAAAGTGTTCATTCGATGGGATCTTGCCGGAAGTAGTATGTCATCCgacatccgggtacttttcgcctactgttttttAAATACTATGAATTTGGACATACTACCCGCCACGCCTACTGCTCGCCtgctatatagtatggaagtaggggTATCGGACACAGCCAGGGTCACACATTGTAACACAGGTAAACTAGCTGTATGACTTGTTAGATAGCATACTTTGATGTTATGTTATTTGTAGTATTATGGCTCTCTCTCCAGTGTATTAATGCTTCCTCTCTGCGATCAAGCCTCCACAAGACCTCAGTTAGCCACATCTCAGTGTTCCTACAACCTAGTCAAATTCAAATGAAACATgattagaaaaataaaatagatcTGATGAATTCTCTgtttacaagaaaacaaaaagcAATCTTTAAATACCTGGAGAAATCTGGAGGCTTAAATGAAGATCTCTTAAGGCCTCTTTCAATTGACCTTTTTCCAGAAAGCAGACCCCTCTACCAGCTAGTGCTTGTCCTTTTGCTGCTTCTAGGGTCAATACTCTGTCAACCATTGCTTCAGTGTTTCCAAGGTTTTTTTGTTTCCAATCTATAAGTTTAATGAGATCATAAGAGTAATTATACACAAAACAAGTGCAaaaacataagtttacaagtaCAAAAACTAACCATAGTATTAAAGAGGCTTACAACATTTCCCACATTTAGACCcaataaatgattttttatGAATAGATAATATGTCACAAAGTATTAAATAGTATCATAATGCCATCTAGTTATAGCCATGATCATCAAGAAATAGTGCTTGCTTGCCTTTCTGTTTTATGAACACCTTCACCAGTTGATTAATAGCTCTGAAAGATAAgaacaaaacaacataaacaacaatTTGAGACATTACACAAAACGTGATTTGCCGACACAGTTAGGCGGTATTTGAAACCATAATTTTATACCTTGTAAAATTTGTAATTGCCTCCTTGGTATCCTTTAACTTCCAGTAGGCTTGTGCTTGAAGAAGATGGGCTGTTCCAGCCCATAACACAAAGTCCACATTTTCAAGCATTACATCATAATCCAGATTCACAGTTGTTGGTCCAGGTGTTTGCTGATTTTCCATTGGCAGATCAAGCATCAGTCTCTCAGGGATGAAGTCTAAAGTACTTGTAATGACCTCCTCACAGATGACAAGAGCATCACTATACTTTTGGGCTTTTAACAAAGCATATGCTGCTTCAAGGTATACAACTGGGATTCTGGGAAAAGAAGTGCCAATCCCTGTGTGTACCTGTAAAACACAGGCAGATTGTTGAGTCAGTCACATAGGTTTTATTTAACATGGGTTGATGTTAATGCCTAAATTCTCTGttcaattgcatttttttcagttaaaaacgtgtttaaatgcattaaaaagataCCATATATGTAGTATTTTCCCCATGTATGTACTCactttaagtttttaaaaatgattagttatttgtacattttctgttATTTAAAGTGTCAAAATATTAgtaattgtattatttatttataactattttaatatattttactaCATGCCACTACCAAAAGTAAAACTCATCATACCAATAATAGCAATTAACTGTATAGAAGGTTTGCACCGATGTCACTTTAACACGTGAACACGCAGGAAGATGCCCCTGCCTCGGAAGAATGAGTGGCAAAACATTGAACAAAATGGCAGTATAACGGTCagttatcagcttaaattgaatttagtttgGCTTGACAGTGATCCCAACAACTTGCCAAACAACCATTAGTCCGGGCCAGGGACCTTGGCATGTGACCAGACATCTCTTTTCCTGACATATATGTTTGTCCTGCCTAATACTACTAAACGATCACTACaaattcttgttaaatctgtttGCACAGTCAATCACACAACTTCCCCCTTTTTGGACGAGTTTTCCACGCTACATGCTAAGCTGTCGCTCAGACTTTTTGTCATGGCTGAAATAGGAATCACTGATACAGTATGCCTAAATAAATGGTAtttctaaaacatttttatcagtCTTATGTGATGTACAGGAAAAATTATTCTGTTAACTACATTTATGAAGGCAATTTTGAAATTATAGAAAAACATAGGTCattatttagaaaaaatgtatttgcatttcTTCTTTTTATATAAACACTTAAATTACTTTAGAGAACtttgttaaagggacaataagtaggatttacctccatctagtggtgaaattgtattttgcatttaaacgaatagtgctctttagcgcctcgcttttccaaatgcgtgttgcaactacggtagccgttatgtactcactgatctctTTGTCCGTATCTCCAGCTAGTCAGCTAGtccacgtgttctgaatgaaaacgccttgtggaaacgcgttggtaggctagtggtttttgtccctctctgctattatagtttatcagtatggcggaatgacatggaagcctccttggacttacccgttcaatgtaagtaaagagaagaaattctaagcttacaaagaaaagtcagatcaccgGCAAAGGTAatttgacaccaacaaggacatatttatgaataaagacattgattttgattaattaaacacttaaaaccctacttactacCCTTACTACCCTTTAAGCATATTacagaaataaattaatttCAAGATAAATCATGGccaattcatttaaataaaaaaatcactaaaatcactttatttaaaattgtaatatgAATTTATGTATACACAACATTCTTAATAGTTAAATTGCACCATATATTATtatccttttttattttaaaattcttATACGTCATTGACCCACATATTAATTATGATGCTTAATTGGTCAAAAATTCTAAAAACTTACAAGATCTTTGCTATCCGACTGCAGTGATGCCAAGAGATCGAGATAATACTCAACACCATCTGAAAAACTGATTAAGACAAAATATAGACTTGTATAGGCATATATGATTTTTGCCACATTATATTAGTATGGCAGAGGTGAGAAAAATTCAGATTGATGGTTGGTTTATTAATTTTCTCTGGTATAGTCAAGCATTTGGCCTTGGCGGTACACTTGCCTGCCATTGAGCGCACATGCGTGTGCCAATGTATACAGAATCAGAGAGGGGGAGGGAACTCTGTTAATGAAGGTCATCTGTTCAGCACCCAACAGCAGATCTGGAGAGACCAGAGAAGCACTAGATGGACATTTAACAGTGGGCAGTTGTACTGCCTGTAcacaaagagaaagaaaaatgtGAACCTGTCAGTGAAATCCAGGCTCAAGTCTCATGGTCTTagacaatattaaagatatcaagattatgttcttaacattttgtaagatgatttcatgtagaaaacaataaatcacaaaaaattacttaagCTGGGTTTTCAATGTTGAAAACACTATACATACTGCCATCCAGGAAGTATTCTTTGTAGGTTTTAGGAAACAATGTAAGGCATGCTAGTCTGAAATGAGAGTTTAAATTTCTAGTGCCAGCTAGGCCTTTTACTACCTCAGCATTAAGAAAGACTTGACTAGGTCAAgtattatgttatttaaaagTAGTCATCACATTTGGACTTTTTTTAAAGACTGAATTATGTTTAATATAGGAAATTGTGATGTAAGGTagcatgcacaccaaagcgtttacgCTGGCAGTTGGCgaatgttttcaattgtttccaatggaagcggcgcgctttaaaaaaaaaaaaaacagcagctGGCGGGATTTGTCTGGTTTTCCGTGCTCTgctgaaaaatgttcaactttgggagaaaagctcagctcgtcaatgtgaCTTCTTATctggccatccaatcacagtggagaaggGGTGGGATAAAagtcacaacaaccaaccggcgcatcgttcaacgactgataaacaaagcagaagtattagagagcgtgcacaccaaagcttttacgcccacagcggtgcatgttttcaattgtttccaatggaagctctgcgttttttaaataagccagcagctagcgtttttCCATGCTGTTTCTACGCTcggcgctgagcgtcgagagttgaaagagattaaaCTTttggtgaaaagctccgctcgtcaatgtcagttctcacacgacCATCCAAtaacagtggaggaggggcgggacattaccacagcaaccaaccggctcacagctgaagtatcacagctaccaaagcgctcaacTGAAGAAAACTGGCGCttggctgaaaaacagctggcaatcGGTGTTCTCCAGGCATTTTaggccgcgtttaaaagttttggtgtgcaaaACCCCTTACAGCAACCAAAgagctcagctgaaaaaagctggcaaACGCCTACAGTCAGCGTTCACATGGCGGTTTCATGCGCGTTTAAACACTTTCGTGTACACACCAAGTCAGTACCTAATTATTTCTATTTACATGCATGCacttttttagttaaaacttcaatattaaaatgtatatgaaGTAATGATGAACAAAAAATTAGTTGTGTGCAGAACCACTTACAGAGTAAAGAAGACGCAGTGCCTCAATTTCTGCCGCTGGATTACCAAGCTGTCTGAATACAAGTGCACCTTCATAGAGTGCACTGTGGCAAGGAAAGTCCACCTCCACAGCCTTCCTAAAAAAGTGAAGAGCACAATGGGGCTGAGCCTGCAGAGATATAAGAAACAGAGCCAATGAGTGTAATCAGTGTACATGGAAAGTGTTTAAAGGGggggtatttcaagcattctgacttattaacgcagttatagagttgtttcctcatgctaaacgtaggcaaagtgtcaaaacagcagttggacgtgttacagagtatttctgtgccgaacgcacttcaccagggttcgtacaagtttcggcaagtttttttcgattacagttctaactgacgtttcagggttTTTTGATAcgcatcacttctttatatgggcttccaccggaaaacttcccccggaaaaccccgcccacccgtcaatcagcaggAGACGCTAAAactgctaacagcttatcacgccactcagctttgtttaatttcaaaagtcaacaatggcacgaaagaagtgtgtttttggatgtaaggagaagaaagccagctttatgaaaacaatggatatagtttattatccggggtagcagcggagttttgcgtgtgtgtttgatgcagtggattttcccaaccgggtcatgacgagttgcacgcgataagtaagacttctgtcttatgttggaaatagtcgcgtgcatattatataaatgacacgaacatgtagtgaatcataaattaaaacagtgttgtatagtgttgcatgactcgtactcgctcctcccgcggtataactcctccttcttcattttttcgtacgttatcggaaagattcggtaaagctaatcttttttattttataaatctgattaaactaaagactcttcagagatataaaggatgtcatactactctataggtactccagattaacatcagaaatgcagaaacagcgtgtgttacgtgagctttaaatccTACCCTACCACACATGAATCACTTAATCTAGAGTAACAAACAAATTAATTCAGTATAAGCTTGAAATTGGGTCAGATTCAGGACATGTTAGATGTTTTTTTAGAGGTTTGTTCATCTCAAGCTTTCCTGCTATCATACTGATTTATATGGATAGAAATATTGTACAACAGCTTTTTACCAGCTTAGCTAAACTCTGGCCTGTAAGGGTGTGGATCTGTGCCAAAAGCCTTCTGGGACTTGGTCGGCCTTTAGCCTCTTGAAAAGCTTGTAGGGCCTCAGAATATTTCTTCTCGTTCATTTGTTTCACCCCtaaatcaacaaacaaaaagtaAGTTATTCAAAACAAGGTAAGGAATTTGATTCTAAAATAAGAGTTTTCTATAAAACAATGAATTCATTTTTGTTGACCCTGCCCgtttataaaaaatgaaaatattaacAAACATGCACAAATATATTCAACTATGTATTGAGGTTTTGCAACCCTGTCATTTAGAATAGTGACATATAGTGAGGTGTCTGTATTatagcatttatctttaaagagcacctattacacTGCTAAatacaacgttattttgtgtatttgctgtaatacaatgtgttctgTAGTTTAAATAGTCAGTAGTAAAtacattaaatatgaaaacatagactaCTAACAGGCTGTAAGTCAGAAACAGGCAGAATTATGATAACAACGTCCATGTCAACAGGCTAAGGAAGTAAACTTTTGCCTAAAATacttgtgtttgttgtaattctccaagaaaagagatttcagttggagacgataactcgcaccattgtttactttgggatttgtacctttgcatattgttaacatgtacttacACATACTTACACACTAAAGGAACTGTAAAAATCttgtttgtaaaaaactgtgaatctttaaatatatattatacaaccccaaatcagaaaaagttgggacactgtagaaattgtgagtaaaaaaggaatggaataatttacaaatttcataaacttacattttatttacaatagaatataaataacatatcaaatgttgaaagtgagatattttaaaaaatgtcatgccaaatattggctcattttggatttcatgagagctacacattccaaaaaaagttgggacaggtagcaataagaggccgtaaaatttaaatgtacacataagGAAAAGCTTAAGGACTAATTTGCAACTTATAAGGttaattggcaacatgattggctATAAAAAGCctgtcagagtggcagtgtctgtcagaagtcaagatgggcagagaatcaccaattcccccaatgctgcggcgaaaaatagttttctgagtttctcagagacacattgcaaagagtttgaagttatcatcatctacagtgcataatatcatccaaaaattcagagaatctggaacactCTCTGTGTGTAAGGGTCAAGGCTGGAAAACCATACttgatgcccgtgatcttcgggccctaagacagcactgcat
The sequence above is drawn from the Misgurnus anguillicaudatus chromosome 22, ASM2758022v2, whole genome shotgun sequence genome and encodes:
- the fancg gene encoding Fanconi anemia group G protein — its product is MSATPCLADLWSEENNTIIVRWKQNERAVQPVQDVRKRCYSESLKLLQKIQGIPAATERLKLEMTVAYNTFLFSLGFSHPSEIEENLTRTLLRALETAGSQVVSSDPCKLWQVGLQSFDTTVYVPYLHKLLLIQWMLWLMECQLDRILSLTTLTNHKGELPGAVNLQTEIRNLALRTEDDSSLMVAKAAKDLKDLLHICTVIAHGVKQMNEKKYSEALQAFQEAKGRPSPRRLLAQIHTLTGQSLAKLAQPHCALHFFRKAVEVDFPCHSALYEGALVFRQLGNPAAEIEALRLLYSAVQLPTVKCPSSASLVSPDLLLGAEQMTFINRVPSPSLILYTLAHACALNGSFSDGVEYYLDLLASLQSDSKDLVHTGIGTSFPRIPVVYLEAAYALLKAQKYSDALVICEEVITSTLDFIPERLMLDLPMENQQTPGPTTVNLDYDVMLENVDFVLWAGTAHLLQAQAYWKLKDTKEAITNFTRAINQLVKVFIKQKDWKQKNLGNTEAMVDRVLTLEAAKGQALAGRGVCFLEKGQLKEALRDLHLSLQISPGCRNTEMWLTEVLWRLDRREEALIHWRESHNTTNNITSKNPPLYLQAWQEDTAFDFSGLQKKIEDHIQASNVKT